The following are encoded in a window of Limibacter armeniacum genomic DNA:
- a CDS encoding aldehyde dehydrogenase family protein: MKHQHMITTTPTLSAVQIKEIFELQKSKAPEVKLSSVKERVAKLRRLLVYMLDHRTDLEQAVYNDFQKPFQETALTEIYTVSKDIKHTIRHLKGWLKPKKVSTPLAMLGSSSKVYFEPKGVALILAPWNYPFYLTIGPLIYAIAAGNCAMVKPSELTPHTSLFIEKMLRNLFPKDEVCVIQGGIDVSTELLKLKFDHIYFTGSPQVGKIVMEAAAKHLTSVTLELGGKSPVIVDDSADLEDTAAKVMWGKMVNAGQTCIAPDYLMVSENKLNELLPKLKEAIKILQDPEGRGVKQSTSFARIINEKHFYRLRNLIDDAVDKGANVVYGGEVDLETKYIAPTILTNVTPDMQVMKEEIFGPVLPIMTYTETEEALSFVAEGEKPLAFYLFCRNRTLTELIIKNTTAGSTCINDCLVQLANPNLPFGGVNNSGIGKGNGYYGFLEFVNQRSVLKQRVGFTGIKLFYPPYTEQKGKMLDMLIKWL, encoded by the coding sequence ATAAAACACCAACATATGATAACCACTACACCAACCCTAAGTGCAGTTCAGATCAAAGAGATATTTGAACTGCAAAAATCAAAAGCCCCAGAGGTAAAGTTATCGTCAGTAAAAGAGCGAGTCGCCAAACTCAGGAGGTTACTCGTATATATGCTTGACCATCGAACTGACCTGGAACAGGCAGTTTACAATGATTTCCAAAAACCTTTTCAGGAAACTGCTTTGACGGAGATCTATACAGTCAGTAAGGATATTAAGCATACTATCAGGCATCTTAAAGGCTGGCTCAAACCCAAGAAAGTAAGTACTCCTCTTGCAATGTTAGGAAGTAGCTCTAAGGTTTATTTTGAGCCTAAAGGAGTAGCTTTGATATTGGCACCTTGGAACTATCCTTTTTACCTGACAATAGGTCCATTGATTTATGCGATTGCGGCAGGGAACTGTGCTATGGTAAAACCTTCTGAATTGACTCCACATACATCATTGTTTATCGAAAAAATGCTTAGGAATCTATTTCCTAAGGATGAGGTATGTGTGATACAAGGAGGTATTGATGTATCAACAGAGTTACTGAAACTAAAATTTGATCATATCTACTTTACTGGAAGTCCTCAGGTAGGAAAGATTGTGATGGAAGCTGCTGCAAAACACTTGACCTCTGTTACACTTGAGCTAGGAGGAAAGTCTCCTGTTATTGTGGATGACTCAGCAGATTTGGAAGATACAGCTGCAAAGGTGATGTGGGGAAAGATGGTCAATGCTGGACAGACGTGTATTGCACCTGATTACTTGATGGTATCAGAAAATAAGCTGAATGAGCTGCTTCCAAAGTTGAAGGAAGCCATAAAGATTCTTCAAGATCCTGAAGGGAGGGGAGTGAAACAGTCTACTTCTTTTGCAAGAATCATCAATGAGAAGCACTTCTATAGACTCAGAAACCTTATAGATGATGCAGTAGATAAGGGGGCTAATGTTGTATATGGAGGTGAAGTGGATTTGGAAACCAAATACATAGCACCAACAATACTTACAAATGTAACGCCTGATATGCAGGTTATGAAGGAGGAGATTTTTGGTCCAGTCCTTCCCATAATGACATATACAGAAACAGAAGAAGCTTTATCGTTTGTAGCTGAAGGCGAAAAGCCATTGGCATTTTACCTTTTCTGTCGTAATAGAACATTGACAGAATTAATTATAAAAAATACAACAGCAGGTTCTACTTGTATCAATGATTGTCTAGTGCAATTGGCTAACCCAAATCTACCTTTTGGAGGAGTTAATAATAGTGGCATAGGGAAAGGTAATGGGTATTATGGTTTCTTGGAATTTGTAAATCAGCGAAGTGTCTTGAAACAGAGAGTGGGCTTTACAGGTATCAAACTGTTTTATCCGCCTTATACCGAACAGAAAGGGAAAATGCTGGATATGTTAATCAAATGGTTATAA
- a CDS encoding RluA family pseudouridine synthase — protein MKRLDIIYEDNHLIMVNKPSGVLVQGDSTGDEPLVEMVKKYIKDKYKKPGAVFLAPVHRIDRPVSGLVVFARTSKAAERMAKIFQDRKVKKTYWALVSNRPPEDEAKLINWLKKDPEKNRTHCYDSDRRGGKRAELDYKFLGKVGSHYLLEINPLTGRSHQIRAQLAKIGCTIKGDAKYGEKVRNKDGSINLHSRGIEFEHPVKKELLKVKAKLPKNDIIWQNFAHLG, from the coding sequence ATGAAACGATTGGATATCATCTACGAAGATAATCACCTGATAATGGTCAACAAGCCTTCTGGGGTTCTGGTACAAGGAGACAGTACCGGAGACGAGCCGCTTGTTGAAATGGTGAAGAAATATATCAAAGACAAATACAAGAAGCCTGGCGCTGTATTTCTCGCTCCTGTACACCGTATTGACCGTCCTGTAAGTGGTTTGGTAGTATTTGCACGTACTTCCAAAGCTGCAGAAAGAATGGCTAAAATCTTTCAAGACCGTAAAGTCAAGAAAACGTATTGGGCACTTGTAAGCAACCGTCCACCTGAAGACGAAGCCAAACTGATCAACTGGCTCAAGAAAGATCCGGAGAAAAACAGAACACACTGTTACGATTCTGATAGAAGAGGTGGTAAAAGAGCAGAACTGGACTATAAGTTTTTAGGGAAAGTAGGTAGTCACTACCTATTGGAGATCAATCCTCTTACGGGCCGTTCTCATCAGATTAGAGCTCAGCTGGCTAAAATTGGTTGTACCATTAAAGGAGATGCTAAATACGGAGAAAAAGTCCGCAACAAGGATGGCAGTATTAACCTGCACTCTAGAGGCATTGAGTTTGAGCATCCAGTTAAAAAGGAGCTGCTAAAAGTAAAAGCTAAGCTTCCAAAGAATGACATCATTTGGCAAAACTTTGCTCATTTGGGATAA
- the panB gene encoding 3-methyl-2-oxobutanoate hydroxymethyltransferase — protein sequence MSVHKSDIKKVTTHQIQAMKDRGEKISMLTAYDYSMAKILDSAGIDIILVGDSASNVMAGNETTLPITLDQMIYHASSVVKAVDRSLVVVDLPFGSYQGNSSEALRSTIRIMKESGAHAVKIEGGAEIKESVLRVLTAGVPVMGHLGLTPQSIYKFGTYTVRAKEDEEAEKLIADAKLLEECGCFAIVLEKIPAKLAKKVAEVVSIPVIGIGAGPDVDGQVLVVHDMLGITKDFKPRFLRRYADLDNIMTDAVKAYIDDVKSNDFPNEKESY from the coding sequence ATGTCAGTACATAAATCAGACATCAAAAAAGTCACAACTCACCAAATCCAAGCAATGAAGGATAGAGGTGAAAAAATTTCGATGCTTACTGCCTATGATTATTCAATGGCTAAGATTCTGGATTCTGCAGGTATCGATATCATTTTAGTGGGTGACTCTGCCTCTAACGTGATGGCAGGAAATGAAACAACTTTGCCTATTACCTTAGATCAAATGATCTACCATGCATCATCTGTAGTAAAGGCTGTAGATAGATCACTGGTTGTTGTTGACCTTCCTTTTGGTAGTTACCAAGGTAACTCATCAGAGGCACTTCGCTCTACGATTCGCATTATGAAAGAGTCAGGAGCGCATGCTGTTAAGATTGAAGGGGGTGCTGAAATCAAGGAATCTGTACTGAGAGTTTTGACTGCTGGTGTTCCTGTTATGGGACATTTAGGACTTACTCCACAATCAATTTATAAGTTTGGTACTTATACAGTTAGAGCCAAGGAAGATGAAGAGGCTGAAAAGCTGATCGCAGATGCAAAACTATTGGAAGAGTGTGGTTGCTTTGCTATTGTCCTTGAAAAAATCCCTGCCAAACTAGCCAAAAAAGTAGCTGAGGTAGTTTCTATTCCTGTTATTGGAATCGGAGCTGGTCCTGATGTTGATGGGCAAGTATTGGTAGTGCATGATATGCTTGGAATCACAAAAGACTTTAAGCCTCGCTTCCTAAGAAGATATGCAGACCTTGATAACATTATGACTGATGCTGTAAAGGCTTATATCGACGATGTGAAAAGTAATGACTTCCCTAACGAGAAAGAAAGTTATTGA
- a CDS encoding UbiA family prenyltransferase, with translation MNMFTKSSLLHLRVPFSFFLMPVFLFAAGSVVTIEWFNFWMAFVAIHLFLYPASNAYNSYYDRDEGSIGGLKQPPKVTQDLWLLSILFDVSAILLGLLVSLNFALMLFIYGMISKAYSYDSIRLKKYPIIGWLTVGVFQGAFTYLMTVMAVAPDQDILTLKVLIPAVLSSLLLLGSYPMTQIYQHEEDRSRGDKTISIMLGIRGTFIFTMLFFSLATAGFAWYYLNYFDRRIAAGFAVALMPVMGYFIKWAREVWKDQQKANFESTMLLNIISAVTLNTYFLLVFILNQL, from the coding sequence ATGAATATGTTTACAAAATCCTCATTGTTGCATCTTAGGGTGCCTTTTTCTTTTTTTCTGATGCCTGTATTTCTTTTTGCGGCAGGTAGTGTAGTAACAATAGAATGGTTTAATTTCTGGATGGCATTTGTCGCTATTCACCTCTTTCTATATCCAGCCAGTAATGCTTACAATTCTTATTATGACAGAGATGAAGGAAGTATTGGAGGACTCAAACAACCACCAAAAGTAACTCAGGACCTTTGGCTTCTTTCAATTTTATTTGATGTAAGTGCTATTCTATTAGGACTCTTGGTAAGCCTCAATTTTGCACTGATGCTATTTATTTACGGAATGATCTCCAAAGCGTACAGTTATGATAGCATTAGACTTAAGAAGTATCCTATCATAGGGTGGTTGACAGTAGGTGTTTTTCAAGGAGCTTTCACTTATTTGATGACTGTAATGGCAGTAGCTCCTGATCAGGATATTTTGACTTTGAAAGTACTTATACCAGCCGTATTGAGTTCTCTATTGCTACTTGGTTCATACCCTATGACGCAAATCTATCAACATGAGGAAGATCGTAGTAGAGGTGATAAAACAATCAGTATCATGTTGGGAATTAGAGGGACGTTCATTTTCACAATGCTGTTTTTTAGCTTAGCTACAGCTGGTTTTGCTTGGTATTACCTTAATTACTTTGATAGAAGGATTGCCGCAGGGTTTGCTGTAGCACTGATGCCTGTAATGGGGTATTTTATTAAATGGGCTAGAGAAGTGTGGAAGGACCAACAGAAAGCCAATTTTGAGTCAACAATGCTCCTTAATATTATCTCTGCAGTTACGCTCAATACGTACTTCTTGCTTGTCTTTATCCTAAATCAGTTATGA
- the recF gene encoding DNA replication/repair protein RecF (All proteins in this family for which functions are known are DNA-binding proteins that assist the filamentation of RecA onto DNA for the initiation of recombination or recombinational repair.), with protein sequence MYLQQLNLMNFKNYEEAHITFSPEINCLVGPNGCGKTNMLDAIYYLCMTRSAFSSVESQNVRHKEKYFMVMGIFEKEGKLSKVHCGYQNSKKSFQLNKKEYEKLSIHIGSFSCVLIAPNDTDLVREGSEERRKFFDSIISQANREYLNDLIRYNQVLKQRNNLLKMYADIPHQLDKDLLQPYDILMLELGKKIYSVRKRFADDLKESFEKFYSYLTDEAEEVSMRYKSEVGETSFEENFFGSLQKDLLLQRTTKGIHKDDYDFRINGYPLKKYGSQGQQKSFVIALKLAQFELIYQLTGIKPVLLLDDIFDKLDDARISKLLQMVTEHQFGQIFITDARPERTKRLMEHIDIEVQYLNVSEITQEGSSTT encoded by the coding sequence ATGTACTTGCAGCAACTGAACTTGATGAACTTCAAAAACTATGAGGAGGCACATATTACCTTTTCGCCTGAAATCAATTGCCTTGTAGGACCTAACGGTTGTGGTAAGACAAATATGCTTGATGCTATTTATTATCTGTGTATGACCCGAAGTGCTTTCAGTAGTGTAGAGTCTCAAAATGTTCGTCATAAGGAAAAGTACTTTATGGTGATGGGAATTTTTGAGAAGGAAGGTAAACTATCAAAAGTGCATTGTGGATATCAGAATAGTAAAAAGTCATTTCAGCTCAACAAAAAGGAGTATGAAAAGCTGAGCATACATATAGGAAGTTTTTCTTGTGTACTGATAGCGCCAAATGACACTGACCTTGTGCGGGAAGGCAGTGAAGAACGCCGCAAGTTTTTTGATAGTATCATCTCTCAAGCTAATCGTGAGTATCTCAATGACCTGATCCGTTATAATCAGGTACTGAAACAGCGAAATAACTTACTGAAAATGTATGCTGACATTCCCCATCAATTGGATAAGGACCTGTTACAGCCTTATGACATACTGATGTTGGAATTGGGGAAGAAAATCTACAGTGTCAGAAAGAGGTTTGCGGATGACTTAAAAGAAAGCTTTGAGAAGTTTTACAGCTATCTTACGGATGAGGCTGAGGAGGTTTCCATGCGTTATAAATCAGAAGTAGGAGAAACGTCATTTGAAGAAAATTTCTTTGGTTCGCTTCAGAAGGATCTATTGTTGCAAAGAACTACGAAAGGTATCCATAAAGATGATTACGATTTTAGGATTAATGGTTACCCTTTAAAAAAGTATGGGTCTCAAGGGCAACAAAAGTCTTTTGTGATTGCTTTAAAACTAGCTCAGTTTGAACTGATATACCAGTTGACAGGCATTAAACCTGTGTTGTTGTTGGATGATATCTTTGATAAACTCGATGATGCTCGAATCAGTAAGCTATTGCAAATGGTAACAGAGCATCAGTTTGGACAAATCTTTATTACAGATGCACGACCTGAGCGTACCAAAAGGCTGATGGAGCATATCGATATAGAGGTACAGTATCTGAATGTATCTGAAATAACACAGGAGGGTAGTAGTACAACTTGA
- a CDS encoding DUF721 domain-containing protein, producing the protein MESNKIKYRFRKYNFTPKKHEPTSVKDVMNDIVKSFKMEARYNNAVIMSSWEKIMGRTIASRTEKVFVKKKILYIKINSAPLKNELTMSRNKIVEMINKYLGNEAVTDVRFI; encoded by the coding sequence ATGGAAAGCAATAAAATCAAATACCGCTTCAGAAAGTACAATTTTACTCCTAAGAAGCATGAGCCAACTTCTGTAAAAGATGTAATGAATGATATTGTGAAGTCATTCAAGATGGAAGCTCGCTATAATAATGCTGTGATTATGAGTTCATGGGAGAAAATTATGGGGAGAACAATTGCTAGCCGTACAGAAAAAGTATTTGTGAAGAAGAAAATCCTTTATATCAAGATTAATTCTGCTCCATTGAAAAATGAGTTGACAATGTCCAGAAATAAGATCGTGGAGATGATCAACAAGTATCTTGGCAATGAGGCAGTCACAGATGTAAGATTTATATAG
- a CDS encoding mannose-1-phosphate guanylyltransferase encodes MENNYVVIMAGGIGSRFWPFSRQHFPKQFQDILGVGKTMIQQTVERFDGICPPENIYIVTSEDYLELVKAQLPFLRDEQILLEPVRRNTAPCIAYACYKIASKDPDANIVVSPADHVILDVPEFKRVVSGVLETTKYNDILVTLGIRPNRPDTGYGYIQVQEDSKPIGPLKKVKTFTEKPNLELAVAFVTSGDFVWNAGIFIWNAKTILNEFKKHLPDISEAFTELNDTYYTERERKALKEAYFQCRNISIDYGIMEHADNVYVMRSDFGWSDLGTWKSLYEQADKNRDENVLQGNVMTYETRECIVKTPKDRLVVVQGLQNYIVAEYDNVLLICEKEQEQRIKQFVDDVKEKQGKDFV; translated from the coding sequence ATGGAGAACAACTACGTGGTGATCATGGCAGGGGGTATTGGAAGCCGTTTCTGGCCATTTAGCCGTCAGCATTTCCCAAAACAGTTTCAGGATATTTTAGGAGTAGGAAAAACCATGATTCAGCAGACAGTTGAACGTTTTGATGGGATTTGTCCTCCTGAAAACATTTATATCGTTACAAGTGAAGACTATCTAGAACTTGTTAAAGCTCAACTCCCTTTTTTACGTGATGAACAGATTCTTTTAGAGCCTGTCAGAAGAAATACAGCACCTTGTATTGCATATGCTTGTTACAAAATTGCGTCAAAAGACCCGGATGCGAATATTGTTGTTTCTCCAGCAGACCACGTAATTCTAGATGTACCTGAGTTTAAGAGAGTAGTTAGTGGCGTTTTAGAAACCACTAAGTACAATGATATTTTGGTGACTTTAGGTATCCGTCCAAATAGACCAGACACAGGTTATGGCTATATCCAGGTACAGGAAGATTCTAAGCCAATAGGTCCACTCAAAAAGGTAAAGACGTTTACAGAAAAACCAAATCTGGAGTTAGCAGTGGCATTTGTAACGAGTGGAGACTTTGTTTGGAATGCTGGTATCTTTATTTGGAATGCCAAGACAATTCTAAATGAATTCAAGAAGCACTTACCTGATATCTCAGAGGCATTTACAGAACTGAATGATACTTACTATACCGAAAGGGAAAGAAAGGCGCTAAAAGAAGCATATTTCCAATGTCGTAATATTTCTATCGACTATGGCATTATGGAGCATGCTGATAACGTTTATGTAATGAGAAGTGATTTCGGATGGTCTGATTTAGGTACATGGAAGTCACTTTATGAGCAGGCTGATAAAAACCGTGACGAAAATGTGTTACAGGGAAATGTCATGACCTATGAAACCAGAGAGTGCATTGTAAAAACGCCTAAAGATAGATTGGTAGTTGTACAAGGACTTCAAAATTACATCGTTGCTGAATATGATAACGTTCTGCTGATCTGTGAGAAAGAGCAGGAGCAACGTATCAAGCAATTTGTAGATGATGTGAAAGAAAAGCAAGGTAAGGACTTTGTCTAA
- a CDS encoding nucleotide sugar dehydrogenase, which translates to MTDPRITNKKIGIIGLGYVGLPLAVEFAKYNLQIVGFDVNKQRIEELHNGIDKTREVPSNELSAVTTLTYSYQLEDLQDVDIYIVTVPTPIDEFKKPDLTPLQKASATVGKVLSQGNIVVYESTVYPGCTEEVCVPVLEEVSGLQFNKDFFCGYSPERINPGDHVHRVHNIQKVTSGSTPEIADLVDAMYKTVVKVGTHKASCIKVAEAAKVIENAQRDLNIAFVNELALIFDRVGIDTLEVLEAAGTKWNFLPFRPGLVGGHCIGVDPYYLTHKAESLGYHPQVILSGRRINDNMGIYVANKVVKLMMQKCTLEKGAKVLIMGITFKEDCPDIRNSKVIDVIRELQSFGLNVEVYDPHADRHEVMEEYGLNLASTPNGDYKAVVLAVAHKEFEDLDWSSFISDHTVVYDVKGKLDKHTVTDRL; encoded by the coding sequence ATGACTGATCCAAGAATTACTAACAAAAAGATCGGAATTATCGGTCTTGGATATGTTGGGCTTCCACTGGCGGTGGAGTTTGCTAAATACAACCTTCAGATAGTTGGCTTCGATGTCAACAAGCAGCGTATTGAAGAGTTACATAATGGTATTGATAAAACTAGGGAGGTACCTTCCAATGAACTATCAGCGGTAACGACATTGACATATTCTTATCAGTTGGAAGACCTTCAAGATGTAGATATCTACATAGTGACGGTACCTACACCAATTGATGAGTTTAAAAAACCAGACCTCACTCCACTTCAAAAGGCCAGTGCTACAGTAGGAAAAGTCTTAAGTCAAGGCAATATAGTGGTATATGAGTCGACGGTTTACCCTGGATGTACTGAAGAAGTTTGTGTACCTGTTTTGGAGGAAGTTAGTGGTTTGCAGTTTAATAAAGACTTTTTCTGTGGATATTCACCAGAGCGTATTAATCCAGGAGACCATGTACATAGAGTACATAATATTCAAAAGGTAACCTCAGGAAGTACACCTGAAATAGCAGACCTTGTGGATGCTATGTACAAAACAGTTGTAAAGGTTGGAACTCATAAGGCTTCTTGTATTAAAGTAGCTGAAGCGGCAAAGGTGATAGAAAATGCACAACGAGATCTCAACATTGCTTTTGTTAATGAATTGGCATTGATCTTTGATCGTGTTGGCATTGATACTTTGGAGGTTTTAGAAGCGGCTGGGACAAAATGGAATTTCTTGCCATTCAGACCTGGATTAGTAGGAGGACATTGTATTGGTGTCGACCCATATTATCTGACACATAAGGCAGAAAGCCTAGGTTACCATCCCCAAGTGATTCTTTCAGGTAGACGAATCAATGATAACATGGGGATCTATGTAGCCAATAAGGTGGTTAAACTCATGATGCAAAAGTGCACTCTTGAAAAAGGAGCTAAAGTATTGATCATGGGAATCACTTTTAAGGAAGACTGTCCTGATATTCGTAACTCCAAGGTAATTGATGTAATTCGAGAACTTCAAAGTTTTGGGTTGAATGTGGAGGTATATGACCCACATGCTGATCGTCATGAAGTGATGGAGGAGTATGGACTGAATTTAGCGTCGACTCCTAACGGGGATTATAAAGCTGTAGTGTTAGCAGTAGCCCATAAAGAATTTGAAGACCTTGATTGGAGTAGTTTTATAAGTGACCACACGGTGGTTTATGATGTAAAAGGGAAGTTGGATAAGCATACAGTCACGGATAGACTTTAA
- a CDS encoding SDR family oxidoreductase, translating to MKRILSGTSVLVTGGAGFIGSNLIERLLEQDNKVVCLDNFSTGKRENVSSFLNNPNFQLIEGDIRNPEDCQKAVEGVEFVLHQAALGSVPRSINDPKTTNDVNITGFLNMLTAAKDAGVRRFVYAASSSTYGDHPGLPKVEDRIGNPMSPYAITKYVNELYAKVFSDIYGIETIGLRYFNVFGRKQDAEGAYAAVIPKFVKAMIKGESPVINGDGYNSRDFTYIDNIIQVNQLAALTENPDAVNTVYNVACGENTNLNELYEILVKYLEEFEPEVKSLKASYGPPRQGDVKHSLASIDKAKELLGYQPSHTFEEGIRESVHWYWKYLN from the coding sequence ATGAAGAGAATACTCTCAGGAACTAGTGTACTTGTAACAGGAGGGGCAGGGTTTATAGGCTCTAACCTGATTGAAAGGTTATTGGAACAAGATAATAAAGTAGTGTGCTTGGATAACTTTTCAACAGGTAAGAGAGAGAATGTCAGCTCATTTCTGAATAACCCAAATTTTCAGTTGATAGAAGGAGACATTCGAAATCCTGAAGATTGTCAAAAAGCTGTTGAAGGGGTGGAGTTTGTATTACATCAGGCTGCATTAGGGTCAGTACCTCGTTCCATTAATGACCCAAAAACAACTAATGATGTTAATATCACGGGTTTTCTCAATATGCTGACAGCTGCTAAAGATGCTGGAGTTCGACGATTTGTCTATGCGGCAAGTTCTTCTACCTATGGAGACCATCCAGGTTTGCCTAAAGTAGAAGACCGAATTGGTAATCCAATGTCTCCTTATGCCATTACTAAATACGTCAATGAGCTTTATGCAAAGGTATTCTCAGATATTTATGGTATTGAGACTATCGGGTTAAGGTACTTCAATGTATTTGGCCGGAAACAGGATGCAGAGGGAGCTTATGCCGCTGTTATTCCTAAGTTTGTAAAAGCTATGATAAAGGGGGAGTCGCCGGTAATTAATGGAGATGGTTACAACTCTAGAGATTTCACATATATAGACAATATTATTCAAGTAAATCAACTTGCTGCTTTGACTGAAAATCCTGATGCAGTTAATACGGTTTATAACGTCGCATGTGGTGAAAATACAAATCTTAATGAGCTATATGAGATTTTAGTGAAATACTTGGAAGAGTTTGAGCCTGAAGTTAAATCACTAAAAGCTAGTTATGGTCCACCAAGACAAGGAGATGTAAAACATTCATTGGCATCAATAGATAAAGCAAAAGAGCTTTTAGGTTACCAACCAAGCCATACTTTTGAGGAAGGTATTAGAGAATCAGTCCATTGGTATTGGAAGTATTTGAATTAA
- a CDS encoding O-antigen translocase, with product MYKELLNKVKNNGLLNASFWSVIATVFRVLSHIILSKLVAVYTGSGGLAILGQLRSLIMFLESIATGAIGGGVSKYLAEYKNTNKKQVALLSTSLSITLVFSLLTSLALGLFADEISEWIFGDTEFKEILLAFSFTLPFYAINMLLIATLYGLKAVQASAYVNISGSISSLLLVGTLTYHLGLKGAMLGNVFFQLIVLIITFYFTQRLFAIKQLRIQFDAYFIKKLFQFSLLAIVLNVTAFSDILIRKMLTDLISVEAAGNFEAILRLMLPFSLMTNMVVNSYYIPHLSSLHNTVAIQKEIKHAMLFLGSVMAILFVSLFLIKNWLIDLLFTDSFSIAKEILPFYLLGEWCRLLTWPITNYWVAKARIRLVIIVELVVTTCYLLSVYWLLGELGVMGIGIIHLTVFLVYMLILYHFFNKT from the coding sequence ATGTATAAAGAATTACTGAATAAAGTCAAAAATAATGGTCTACTGAATGCTTCATTTTGGTCAGTGATAGCAACTGTCTTTCGAGTCCTTTCTCATATCATTTTAAGTAAATTAGTTGCTGTTTATACCGGTTCTGGGGGATTGGCAATTTTAGGTCAACTTCGTAGCCTTATTATGTTTTTGGAAAGTATAGCTACAGGAGCAATAGGAGGGGGAGTATCAAAATATCTAGCAGAATACAAAAATACTAATAAGAAACAGGTAGCTCTATTGAGTACTTCATTAAGTATTACATTAGTCTTTAGTTTGTTAACCAGTTTAGCTCTTGGACTTTTTGCTGACGAGATTTCAGAGTGGATCTTTGGCGATACAGAGTTCAAGGAAATCTTATTAGCATTCTCCTTTACACTACCATTTTATGCCATAAATATGTTGTTGATAGCAACACTTTATGGCTTGAAAGCAGTACAAGCATCTGCATATGTCAATATCTCAGGTAGTATTTCATCTCTATTGTTGGTCGGAACATTAACCTATCATTTAGGACTTAAAGGAGCAATGTTAGGGAATGTATTTTTTCAACTGATTGTATTGATTATCACTTTCTATTTTACTCAACGCTTATTCGCTATTAAGCAATTACGAATACAGTTTGATGCCTACTTTATCAAAAAGCTATTCCAGTTTTCTCTATTGGCAATAGTACTAAATGTCACAGCCTTTTCTGATATCCTTATTAGGAAAATGCTTACAGATTTGATCTCTGTAGAAGCGGCTGGAAATTTTGAGGCTATTTTAAGGCTGATGCTACCATTCAGTTTGATGACAAATATGGTCGTGAACAGTTATTACATTCCTCACTTGTCTTCGCTTCATAACACTGTAGCAATACAAAAAGAGATAAAACATGCAATGCTTTTTCTTGGAAGTGTTATGGCTATACTTTTTGTATCACTGTTCTTGATTAAGAATTGGTTAATTGATTTACTGTTTACAGACTCGTTTTCAATAGCAAAAGAGATACTACCTTTTTACTTGCTTGGAGAGTGGTGTAGACTTTTGACATGGCCTATTACCAATTATTGGGTAGCAAAAGCGAGGATTAGACTTGTAATTATAGTTGAACTTGTAGTGACAACTTGTTATTTGTTATCAGTGTATTGGTTACTAGGAGAATTAGGTGTTATGGGTATAGGTATTATTCACCTTACAGTTTTCCTAGTGTATATGTTAATTCTTTATCATTTTTTTAATAAAACTTAA